GAGAAACGCATACGCACCCTCTACGCCAAGACGGTCGAAGCAGTGGGGAACGGATGGAAGGAGGACGTGCTGGCCTGGCTCCCCGGGGGCGACTTCGATGACGGAACGCCGTCGGACTACTTCTCGGCCTCCGCCTCCCGTCGTGGCGACCTCGGGCGGAGCCCGCAGGACATCGCCGAAGCGGTGGCCGCGGTCTGGCATGATCTCGGCTACCCCGTGAAGGTGGAAACCGATGACACCATCCGGCCGCCGCAGAAGATCGTCGCCTATCCGGCCTACCTGACGGGGACGGATGAAACCGGATTCTCGGCGGAATTCAGCGTCGGTGAGGGCGTCGCGTACTTCATGGCCGACTCGCCGCCGTATCCCGGCAAACCGTATGCGGAGGACGAGTGATCAGCGTCGGCGGCCGCGGGACTTCCGGGACCCTGCTGTGTTGCCGGAAGCGGAGCGGCCGGTCTTGCCGGAGCCGGTCTTGCCGGACGCAGCTTTCCCGGCCCCTGCCTTGCCGGATCCGGCCTTGCCAGACCCCGCCTTCCCTGCCGCCGACTTCCCGGCCCCCGCCTTCCCGTCCGCCGCCCGGACCTCCTGCTCGGCGACCCCGGGGTTGCGGGAGCTGTGGGCCGTGCGGCCGCGGACGATGCCGATGAACTCGTCCACGAGCTCGTGCTGGCCGTCGCGCGGCCAAGTGAGACCGATCCGGCTCTGCGGGGCGTCGTCGAGGCGCATCGCGGTGACGTCCTTGCGGCGGAGGGCCTTGGCCACCGAGGCGGGGAGGAGGGCGATGCCGTCGCCCGCCGCGACGCTGCGCATCAGCGTCTCGGACGGTTCGGCCGTCAGCTGGGGCTCGTCGGCCAGGTCGGCGAGGGTGAGGCGCTCCTCCAGCGTCAGCAGGTGCTCGTGGTGCATGACGACCACCACATCCTCCGCGTAGAGCGGGATGAGGTGGCGGGTGTCGTCGGCGTCGGCATCGCGCACGAAGGCCATGTCGGCCTCACGCGACCCCAGGGCGGCCAGCGGGTCGGCGCTCGGGCGGACGACCAGCTCTGTGTCGGGGTGGCGGTGCTCGAACTCGCGCGTCCATTTGCCGACGGTGACGCCGAGCGGGAAGACGAGCGCGAAGCGGCTGGGCATCCTCCGAGCGTACCGGCCGGTACCCTGGAGAGCATGAGCGGTGAGAAGCGATCCCAGACGATGAAGGCGGCGACGGCGGCCAAGAAGCTGGGGGTCTACCTCCCGGCGACGCCCGACGACTTCCAGGGGCGCGAGATCAGCCGCACCGAGCTCGACGAGCTCACCGCCAACCCGCCGGAGTGGCTGCAGACCCTCCGCGCCGACGGTCCGCACCCGCGCGACGTTGTCGCGCGCAAGCTCGGCGTCTCCAACTCCGGACTCGCACGCGGCGGCGTCACCGACGCCCTGACGACCGCGCAGATCAAGGAGCTGCTCGCCGACCCGCCCGCGTGGCTCGTCAGCGAGCGCGCCACCCAGGCCGCCGTCCGCGCCGAGAACGCCCGCGTCAAGGCGCGCGACGCCGAGCGCGCCGCACGCGCCTCCGACGACGACTGAGCCGACCCGGCGGGAGGTGCGATGACCGGCCACGCGCGGGTGCGCAACGCGGGCGTCGACCTCGTGCGCGTCATCGGCGTCGCCGCCGTCGTCTTCGGGCATGTGTACGGCGCGATCCCGGCCGTGCACCAGTGGGTCTACGCCTGGCACGTCCCGCTGTTCTTCGTGCTCAGCGGCTACTTCTGGCGCGCGAGCGGCGCGCGCAGGACGCCGCAGCGCCGGACGTTCGCCGACGAGTTCCGCATCCGCGCGCGCACGCTCGCCCTCCCGTACGTCAGCTGGTTCCTCGTCATCGCGGTGCTCGGCAGAGTCATCCCGAACCCGTCGGGCAACATCGACGGCTCGCTGCTCATCGTGCTGGCCCGCGGCGGCAGCAACGCCACCGGGCTGTTCGGGACGTTCTGGTTCGTCTCCGCCCTCTTCTTCACCTGCCTGCTCTACCGGCTGATCGACCGCCTCCCGTGGGCCTGGCAGGCCGCGATCGCCCTTGTCGGCCTCGCGGCCGGGATCTTCGCCGGCCAGTGGCTCGGCGCAACGCCGCTCGGCATCGGCCAGGCGCTGCCGTGCGTCGCCTTCGTCATGGCCGGGCGCCTGCTGCGGCACGTGGAGCCGCGGCTGAGGCGTCCCGTGGTGATCGGAGGGGCCGCGATCGCGATGGCCGCGCTCCTGATCGCCGTGGTGCCGATGACGCCGATCGACCTCAAGTCCGGCGGCTGGGGGCTCCCGCTGCTGGGGCCGCTGCTCGCCGTGCTGATCAGCGGAGGGATGATCCTCGTCGGCTCGCGGCTGCCCATACCCGAGCGCGCGGCCGGCCCGATCACCGCCCTCGCCTCCGTCGCTATCGCGGTCGTGCTGTTCCACCCCTACCCGATCTGGCTGCTGAACGGGTGGCACGTCGCGCACGCGGTGATCCTCCTCGTCGCGCTGGTCGTGCCGTGGGGCGTCGCGCTGCTGCTGCGCAGCACCCCGCTCGCGTACCCGCTGCTCGGTATCCCGCGGACGCTGCGGAAGCCGCGCGTGCTGGCGACGACGCCAGGTGGAGCGGACGCGCCGCAGGCCCGCGCTTCGCGCTGAGCCGCGCTACGACCGCTCTCCGGACGGCGCGACGCGACCCGCGTCTCCGACCGTGCCGTCGCCGGAGCGCCGCACCGCGTGCGCCAGCACCTCCGGGCCGGTGACGAGGGCACGCCGCCAGGGTGCGACGCCGTCGATCTCCACCTGGAGCGAGAAGCTCAGGATGGTCCGGATCAGCACGATGATCCCCAGCACGAACGCGTCGGTGAGCGTCGGGTTCGAGGTGACCGTCTTCACGAGGTCGGCGGCGACCAGGATCTCGAGGCCGAGCAGGATCACGCCGCCGAAGGTCTCCCGCAGGGTCCGGAAGCCCGCGCGCCCGCCATCCCGCCGCCAGGCCACCAGTGCGAGAACCAGCGCCACGACGAAGCCGATGGCCATCGACGCGACGCCGACGAACTCGAACGTGACGCCGACCACTTCGAAGAACGCCTTCGACTCCATGACGTCATGCTGCCACACCGTCCGGCCGGCGCGGAGGCGACGCTCAGGGTGTGCGCCAGGTGAAGATCAGGAGACGTGCACCGCCGGCCGCCGCTTCACGTCCTTCTCGGCCTCGCGCAGCACCTCCCTGGTCACCGGGGCGACCTCGCCGACGCCGGTGATCAGGTAGCGCCACATGTTCGAGACCGGGTTGCCCTCTGTCCACTGGAAGTAGATCGCCGGCACGATGCCGGTCACGTCGCGGATCTCGAGCAGCACGGCCGCGATCGTGTTCGGGACGTTGCCGCTCTTCACCTGCAGCACCCGGAAGCCGTGCTTGACGACGCCGTGCACCACGAGGTCCTCCTCGAAGTCGGACGAGTCGGAGGGCAGCACCTCCAGGAAGATCGTCCGCGCCCGCTGCGGGATGTGGCTGAACTTGCGCTCGTCCTTGTTCTTCTGCGTGTACTCGCGGGTCGTGTCGACGTCGGGCTCGTGCGAGATGATGCGGATCTCGCCCTCCTCGGCATCCTCCAGCACGAAGTCGAGCGCGCTCACGTCGAGGGTGACGGAGGTGGCCCGGAGCTGGAACGACCGGCCCACGCGCGACACGATCGACACGACGAGGATGCCGAGGATGAACAGCAGCGCGATGCGGATGCCGTCGGGCCGTTCGATCACGTTGACGATCGTCGTGTAGACGAAGATCGCCGTGATCACGCCGAACAGCACCGTGCGCCGCGGCTGCTTCTTGCGCCGGGCCGAGAGCGCCACCGCGAGCGACGCCGAGGTGATCAGCACGAGCACGCCGGTCGCGTACGCGCCGCCCTGCGCGTCCACAGACGCCTCGAACACCAGGGTGATGACGAACGCGATCGCGGTGAAGACGAGCACCAGCGGACGCACCGCGCGCGCCCACTGCGGCGCCATCCCGTAGCGGGGGAGGTAGCGCGGCACGAGGTTGAGCAGGCCGGCCATCGCCGATGCCCCGGCGAACCAGAGGATCAGGATGGTGCTGAGGTCGTACACGGTGCCGAACCCGTTGCCGAGGTACTCGTGGGCGAGGTAGGCGAGCGCGCGGCCGTTGGCGGAGCCTCCGGGCTGGAACTCTTTCTGCGGGATCAGCAGCGTCGTCGTGAAGCTCGACGTGATCAGGAAGCAGCTCATGATGATCGCCGCTGTCGTCAGCAGGCGGCCGGCGCCGCGGATGCGGCCCTTCGGATACGCGGGGTCGTCGTCCGGCCGGCCCTTGATCTGCGGCATGACGGCGACGCCGGTCTCGAAGCCGGAGAGGCCGAGCGCGAGCTTCGGGAAGACGAGGAGGGCGACGCCGACGATCAGCAGCGGGTTGCCGTTGTTGCGGAACAGCGCCTGCCACCAGTCGTCGATCGCGCTGGGGTGCTGGAACACCTCGACGATGGAGGTGCTCACCACGACCACGTTGAGGCTCAGGTACACCGCGACCAGCACGACCGCGATGCCGATGGCCTCCTTGAACCCCTTGAGGAACACCGCGCCGAGCAGGGCGAGCAGCACGAGCGTTATGGCGACGTTGTTGCCGTGGAACCACTCGGGCGCGTACGGGTTCTCGATCGCGTGCGCGGAGGCGTCGGCGGCCGACAGCGTGATCGTGATCATGAAGTCGGTCGCCGCGAAGCCGAGCAGCACGAGCACGAACAGCTTGCCCGCCCACCAGGGGAGCAGGCGCTCCAGCATCGCGATCGACCCGGAGCCGCGGAAGCTCTCACGCGCCACCCGGCGGTACACCGGCAGCGCGCCGAGCAGCGTCAGCGCGACGAGCACGAGCGTGGCGAACGGCGAGATCAGCCCGGCGGCGAGGGCCGCGATGGCGGGCTGGTAGCCCAGGGTCGAGAAGTAGTCGACACCGGTGAGGCACATGACCTGCCACCAGCTGTGCGTGCGCTCGGGGTTGCGGCCGTGCGGCCCCTGCTGCGTGCCGCGCTCGTCGATCAGCCCCGAGAGGAGCCAGTGCTTGAGCCGGCCGGTCTGCCGCTGCTGCGCCCGGAGCGGCCGGGCCTGACCGGGGACGGGGACCGTCTCGCGGGGCGTGACGCGCGGAGGGGCGGAGGCGGTGGGGGCGGCGACACCGCGGTCGCCGTCGTCTCCGTCGCGCGCGCCGAGCTGGGCGTCGCCCTGCGTCTTGTCGGTCATCGGCTCTCTCTCGATCCGTCCGTCGCGGTCACTGTACCTTGCCGCGGGCGCGCACCTGCCACGAGGATCGCGGGGTCACAGGAGCTGCGACGGAGGCGGGGCCGGAGAGAAACGCTACCAGGAGAGCCGGGCCGTCAGTCGACCGGGACGATCAAGCCATCCTCGTCGAGCACGAGACGCGTGAAAGGCTGCCGGCCGAAGGCGTTGATGCCCTCGTCGAGGTGGATGAGGAAGAGTCCGAAGCTCCGTTCGGCGCGTGTGGCGCCGCCCATCCACTCGAAGCCGTCGCGAGTGGACAGCCTGTCGGCGTCTGCCGCCGTCACGGCCAGGGTTACCTTTCGACCGTTCCGCGCGCGGAGGAACACGGTTCCGTTCGCGCGGTCGATGGACTCCACCGACGGTTCCCAAGCCGTGAGGTGGTCGAACAGAGCGTCGAGATTCTGGTTCATCAGCTCGATCGTGTCACGTGCGTGGGAGCCAGCCCATCGGTGGTATTGGTCGCCTCGGCTTGCGCAGCGGGAATGTCCACTCCCGCCTCCGCGAACTGATCAACGTAGTCGTCCATCGCGGCAACCGGCTCGAGACTCCCGTCGTAGACCCCGCCGCCGGCCTCGATGTTCGCAGGCAGGGCATCCGCGGTCACACAGGGCGCCAGGCCGCAGAGGGGGAGAAGCGCAGTTACGCCTGCCGCAGCCGAGATGCGAATGGAGGGTCTCATGACCCCCAATCTGCCGGGCAGCCGATCCGCGTGGACCCGAACGGGCGCGATGCAGTGGTGTCAGCCGTCAGCTTTGCGTAGCGCAGCCCGACGAGTGCGAGCTCACCAGGCCGACGCCCGGTAGTCCTTCAGGAACACCCCGTGGACGTCGTCGCCGGCCTCGCCGCGGACGATCGGGTCGTAGACGCGGGCGGCGCCGTCGACCAGGTCGAGCGGGGCGTGGAAGCCCTCCTCGGCGAGGCGGACCTTGGTGTGGTGGGGGCGCTCGTCGGTGATCCAGCCGGTGTCGACGCTCGTCATGAGCACGTGGTCGGTTTCGAACAGCTCGCCGGCGCTCGTGCGCGTGAGCATGTTGAGCGCCGCCTTCGCCATGTTGGTGTGCGGGTGGCCGGCGCCCTTGTAGCGGCGGCCGAACACGCCCTCCATCGCCGAGACGTTGACCACGTAGGCGCGGCCGGCCGCGGCGGCTCCGGCGGCGAGGGAGGGGCGGAGGCGGTCGATCAGGATGAAGGGCGCCGTAGTGTTGCAGAGCTGCACCTCCAACAGTTCCAGCGGGTCCACGGCGCCGAGCGCCTGCGTCCAGCTGTTCACGTGCAGCTTGTCCGGCACGAGGCCGCCGGCGTCGATCGCCGTGCCGTCCGCGTGGCGGGCGAGGGAGGCGGAGCCCGCGGCCATGGCCTGCGCGGCCAGATCGTCGGCGGTGAGGGCGGCGGGTCCGGCGAGCTCGGCGATGGTGCCGCGCACGTCGGCGGCGGAGAGCAGCGGGTGGGCGGCGACCGACGCCTGCAGCGCCTGCGGGTGCGGGTCGGCGGTGTGGCCGAACGTCTCCAGCTCGGGCAGCGGGCCGTCGGGGAGGGGCTGCGTCTCGGCCTCCGCCAGCAGCGAGTAGGCGCCGGGGGAGCGGCGGACGGTCTGCGCCGCGTTGTTGATGAGGATGTCGAGCGGGCCGCGCGAGGCGACCGAGTCGGCGAGGGCGATCACCTGCGACGGGTCGCGCAGGTCGATGCCGACGACCCGGAGGCGGTGCAGCCACTGGCCCGCGTCGGGGAGCTGCGAGAACCTCCGCACGGCGTCGCGCGGGAAGCGGGTCGTGATGGTGAGGTGCGCGCCGTCACGCAGCAGCCGCAGGGCGATGTGCATGCCGATCTTGGCGCGGCCGCCGGTGAGCAGGGCGCGGCGGCCGGTGAGGTCGGTGCGCGCGTTGCGCTTGGCGTGGCTGAGCGCCGCGCACGACGGGCAGAGCTGGTGGTAGAACCAGTCCACCTCGGTGTAGTGCTGCTTGCAGATGTAGCAGGCCTGCGACTGGCGCAGCGTCCCCGCCGTCGCGGACCCGGTGGAGCTGGAGGTGAGCTCGCGTCCGCGGGTCTCGTCGTCGATGCGGTCGGCGGCGCCGGTCGCGGTCGCCGCGATCACGGCGCGGTCGTGGGCCAGCTCCTCCTCGCGGAGCTGCCGCCGCCTGGCCTGCTTGACGGCCTTGAACATGTGGCCGGTCGCGCGGCGCACGGCGATGAAGTCCGGGTGCTCCTGGTCGAGGTCGTGGAGGCTCGCGAGCACGCGCAGGGTCGTCGCCAGGTCGTCGGGGTGGATGCCGGGTTCGGAGGCGGCGGAGGGCGCGGTGGAGTCTGCCGGCGCCGGAGAGTCCGGGATCGCCGTGGTATCGGGAAGCACCGTGGAATTCTACGTGGTGTCGAGCTCGAGCCAGGCCAGACCCCGGAGGTCGAGGCACAGCCTCCCGTCGCGGTCGGTCGCCCGGGCGATCACCTCGCCGCAGACGTTGCACCGCAGGACGAGGCCGTGGTCGTCCGGGTAGAGCCGGGCGCGGGCGACGACGCTGACGTCGCCGCAGTGCGCGCAGCGTCCGCGCGCCGACGTGACGTCGACCGCGAACACCTCCGAGAGCATCCCCGCGGCGGCGTTGCCGTCGAGGAAGTCCATGGGCTGATCGGTGGGCTGATCGGTCATCCGGCACCTCCGATGCCGCCGTAGCGCTCGGTGCGGACGCGCGCAGGGTCGTGGCCGGCGTCGATCAGCCAGCCGGACACCGCCTCGACGAACGGGGTGGAGCCGCACAGGTAGAAGGTGGGCGCGACCTGCGCGGGCAGCACGAGGTCGGCCAGGGTCGCGGCGGTGAGCCGCGCGGGGGCGGTGGGCCAGCCGGCCGGCGCCTCCCTGGTGTACGTGTAGTCGACGCGCAGCGGGGCGCCGGGGTCGGCCGCGAGCGCCGACAGCTCCTCGCGGTAGTAGCCCGCGGCGGGCGTGCGCAACGAGTAGAGCAGCCGGAAGGGGGCCGCGCTGGCGGCCGCGTGGTGCGCACGCGCCATCGACATGAGCGGGACGACGCCCGAACCGCCGGCGATGAGCTGCACGGGGCCCTCGTCACCGGTGCGCCAGACGAACCAGCCGCCGACCGGGCCGCGCACCTCGAGCTGCTCCCCGACCTGGAGGCCGCGGACGAGGTAGGGCGAGACCTCCCCGTCGGCCAGCTCCTCCACGGTCAGCTCCAGCTCGTCCTCGGGCAGCCCCGCGCCGGAGGCCGAGGCGATCGAGTAGGAGCGCACGGCCTGATAGCCGTCGGGGGCGGTGAGGCGGACATCCACGTGCTGGCCGGCGAGGTGGCCGTGCAGGCCGGGGATGCGGAGGCGGATGGTGCGGGCGGTCGGTGTCTCGAGCCGCGCGTCCACCACGTCGGCCACGCGCCAGACGGTGCTCACCAGTAGCGCTGCTCCTTCCAGGGGTCGCCGTACATGTTGTAGCCGTTCTGCTCCCAGAAGCCGGGCTGGTCCTGCGGGAGCATCTGCAGGCCGTTGACCCACTTGGCGCTCTTCCAGAAGTAGAGGTGCGGCACCAGGAGGCGCGCGGGGCCGCCGTGCTCGGGGGCGAGGTCCTCACCGTCGAAGGTGTGCGCGATCCAGGCCTTGCCGTCGAGCAGATCGGCGAGCGGGACGTTCGTCGTGTAGCCGCCGTAGCTGTGCGCCATCGTGTACTCGTACGACGTGTCGACCTCGGCGAACAGCGTGTCGAGCGAGACGCCCCGCCACGAGGTGCCGAGCTTCGACCAGCTGGTGACGCAGTGGATGTCGGTGGAGACGTCGTCCTGCGGCAGAGCCATGAATTCGTCCCAGCTCCAGCTGCGCTTCTCACCCTTCTCGTTGGTGATGGTGAACGCCCACTCGTCTTTGGAGATGCGCGGGGTGGGGCCGGCGCTCAGCACCGGGAAGCCCTCGGTCAGATACTGACCCGGTGGCAGGCGGGGGTCGTCGGTCCGGCGACGACCGAGGAAGCCGGAGGAGATGATGCCCATGGGGCGAGCCTAATGGGGTGGCGGCTGCGCGGTCTATGGTGAAGGCATGGCCGCCGTCAATCTCGGGATGCCGCGCAGTGCGATCGCGGATGCTGCTGGCACTGCCGCTGGGGGCGCTGGTGGCGCTTCGGGCGTCGCGCCGAGCATGGCCGGGCGGCCGGAGCATCCTGGGCTCCTCGACCGGTTCGGGCGCGTCGCGCGCGACCT
The sequence above is a segment of the Leifsonia williamsii genome. Coding sequences within it:
- a CDS encoding LysR family transcriptional regulator substrate-binding protein, yielding MPSRFALVFPLGVTVGKWTREFEHRHPDTELVVRPSADPLAALGSREADMAFVRDADADDTRHLIPLYAEDVVVVMHHEHLLTLEERLTLADLADEPQLTAEPSETLMRSVAAGDGIALLPASVAKALRRKDVTAMRLDDAPQSRIGLTWPRDGQHELVDEFIGIVRGRTAHSSRNPGVAEQEVRAADGKAGAGKSAAGKAGSGKAGSGKAGAGKAASGKTGSGKTGRSASGNTAGSRKSRGRRR
- a CDS encoding DUF5997 family protein, whose amino-acid sequence is MSGEKRSQTMKAATAAKKLGVYLPATPDDFQGREISRTELDELTANPPEWLQTLRADGPHPRDVVARKLGVSNSGLARGGVTDALTTAQIKELLADPPAWLVSERATQAAVRAENARVKARDAERAARASDDD
- a CDS encoding acyltransferase family protein, whose product is MTGHARVRNAGVDLVRVIGVAAVVFGHVYGAIPAVHQWVYAWHVPLFFVLSGYFWRASGARRTPQRRTFADEFRIRARTLALPYVSWFLVIAVLGRVIPNPSGNIDGSLLIVLARGGSNATGLFGTFWFVSALFFTCLLYRLIDRLPWAWQAAIALVGLAAGIFAGQWLGATPLGIGQALPCVAFVMAGRLLRHVEPRLRRPVVIGGAAIAMAALLIAVVPMTPIDLKSGGWGLPLLGPLLAVLISGGMILVGSRLPIPERAAGPITALASVAIAVVLFHPYPIWLLNGWHVAHAVILLVALVVPWGVALLLRSTPLAYPLLGIPRTLRKPRVLATTPGGADAPQARASR
- a CDS encoding DUF1622 domain-containing protein; the protein is MESKAFFEVVGVTFEFVGVASMAIGFVVALVLALVAWRRDGGRAGFRTLRETFGGVILLGLEILVAADLVKTVTSNPTLTDAFVLGIIVLIRTILSFSLQVEIDGVAPWRRALVTGPEVLAHAVRRSGDGTVGDAGRVAPSGERS
- a CDS encoding amino acid transporter, which gives rise to MTDKTQGDAQLGARDGDDGDRGVAAPTASAPPRVTPRETVPVPGQARPLRAQQRQTGRLKHWLLSGLIDERGTQQGPHGRNPERTHSWWQVMCLTGVDYFSTLGYQPAIAALAAGLISPFATLVLVALTLLGALPVYRRVARESFRGSGSIAMLERLLPWWAGKLFVLVLLGFAATDFMITITLSAADASAHAIENPYAPEWFHGNNVAITLVLLALLGAVFLKGFKEAIGIAVVLVAVYLSLNVVVVSTSIVEVFQHPSAIDDWWQALFRNNGNPLLIVGVALLVFPKLALGLSGFETGVAVMPQIKGRPDDDPAYPKGRIRGAGRLLTTAAIIMSCFLITSSFTTTLLIPQKEFQPGGSANGRALAYLAHEYLGNGFGTVYDLSTILILWFAGASAMAGLLNLVPRYLPRYGMAPQWARAVRPLVLVFTAIAFVITLVFEASVDAQGGAYATGVLVLITSASLAVALSARRKKQPRRTVLFGVITAIFVYTTIVNVIERPDGIRIALLFILGILVVSIVSRVGRSFQLRATSVTLDVSALDFVLEDAEEGEIRIISHEPDVDTTREYTQKNKDERKFSHIPQRARTIFLEVLPSDSSDFEEDLVVHGVVKHGFRVLQVKSGNVPNTIAAVLLEIRDVTGIVPAIYFQWTEGNPVSNMWRYLITGVGEVAPVTREVLREAEKDVKRRPAVHVS
- a CDS encoding SDR family NAD(P)-dependent oxidoreductase, whose product is MPDSPAPADSTAPSAASEPGIHPDDLATTLRVLASLHDLDQEHPDFIAVRRATGHMFKAVKQARRRQLREEELAHDRAVIAATATGAADRIDDETRGRELTSSSTGSATAGTLRQSQACYICKQHYTEVDWFYHQLCPSCAALSHAKRNARTDLTGRRALLTGGRAKIGMHIALRLLRDGAHLTITTRFPRDAVRRFSQLPDAGQWLHRLRVVGIDLRDPSQVIALADSVASRGPLDILINNAAQTVRRSPGAYSLLAEAETQPLPDGPLPELETFGHTADPHPQALQASVAAHPLLSAADVRGTIAELAGPAALTADDLAAQAMAAGSASLARHADGTAIDAGGLVPDKLHVNSWTQALGAVDPLELLEVQLCNTTAPFILIDRLRPSLAAGAAAAGRAYVVNVSAMEGVFGRRYKGAGHPHTNMAKAALNMLTRTSAGELFETDHVLMTSVDTGWITDERPHHTKVRLAEEGFHAPLDLVDGAARVYDPIVRGEAGDDVHGVFLKDYRASAW
- a CDS encoding DUF6510 family protein — its product is MTDQPTDQPMDFLDGNAAAGMLSEVFAVDVTSARGRCAHCGDVSVVARARLYPDDHGLVLRCNVCGEVIARATDRDGRLCLDLRGLAWLELDTT
- a CDS encoding ferredoxin reductase, producing the protein MSTVWRVADVVDARLETPTARTIRLRIPGLHGHLAGQHVDVRLTAPDGYQAVRSYSIASASGAGLPEDELELTVEELADGEVSPYLVRGLQVGEQLEVRGPVGGWFVWRTGDEGPVQLIAGGSGVVPLMSMARAHHAAASAAPFRLLYSLRTPAAGYYREELSALAADPGAPLRVDYTYTREAPAGWPTAPARLTAATLADLVLPAQVAPTFYLCGSTPFVEAVSGWLIDAGHDPARVRTERYGGIGGAG
- a CDS encoding sulfite oxidase-like oxidoreductase, giving the protein MGIISSGFLGRRRTDDPRLPPGQYLTEGFPVLSAGPTPRISKDEWAFTITNEKGEKRSWSWDEFMALPQDDVSTDIHCVTSWSKLGTSWRGVSLDTLFAEVDTSYEYTMAHSYGGYTTNVPLADLLDGKAWIAHTFDGEDLAPEHGGPARLLVPHLYFWKSAKWVNGLQMLPQDQPGFWEQNGYNMYGDPWKEQRYW